In the genome of Danio rerio strain Tuebingen ecotype United States chromosome 23, GRCz12tu, whole genome shotgun sequence, one region contains:
- the LOC101885752 gene encoding uncharacterized protein isoform X3 has translation MADSKVAVAQWSPSFVKDLLPAAEKTAHLYHLSYLCLAKFPTLEKIIRSRAVETQLLFGSSDAILFKCILTSDNLVQLLFPMLIAAVDKNKPLLAVKHLAKAQTWIKDIITDVDRIVEKYDLHNKDISSATSDVVAEKSNTDKNIAEKAQEKTATEAALEDQKTELQKVSEEIDQLEKKINEKSQEIQDFAKSISQTSTGLGIFAAIVPFVGPLVKSIYDAVKEPTNIAKLKGLEAELNNLIADKTAAKQKQWQLQLLIIDWQMKAARANFDRSSIPDPIHLKDVQSGLTKIQSIMIQLKNFWERVAELLKSLEQNTFAGENYVDDLVDFKDYFIKLIEIATAAWSCFGAGCQEASGIFKLQTKDAYAFLEDSPSSYSKEVWDQKYNEVKAILMKIDPPPSLESSDKPAICQGP, from the exons ATGGCTGATAGCAAGG TGGCTGTGGCCCAGTGGAGCCCTTCCTTTGTAAAAGACCTTCTCCCTGCGGCTGAAAAAACGGCTCATCTGTACCATCTCTCTTACCTGTGCCTGGCCAAATTCCCCACCCTGGAGAAGATCATCAGGAGTCGGGCTGTGGAAACTCAGCTTCTCTTTGGGTCCTCTGATGCAATCTTATTCAAA TGCATTTTGACCAGTGACAACCTGGTTCAGTTGCTGTTTCCCATGTTGATAGCAGCTGTAGACAAAAATAAGCCACTTTTGGCGGTCAAACACCTGGCAAAGGCACAAACCTGGATCAAAGACATCATCACAGATGTGGACAGGATTGTAGAAAA GTATGATTTACATAACAAAGATATATCATCGGCCACCAGTGATGTTGTCGCTGAAAAATCAAACACAGACAAGAACATTGCAGAAAAAGCTCAAGAGAAGACGGCGACTGAAGCCGCTCTGGAAGACCAGAAGACGGAGCTCCAAAAAGTCAGTGAAGAAATCGATCaacttgagaaaaaaataaacgagAAAAGTCAAGAGATTCAAGACTTTGCCAAATCCATAAGCCAAACCAGCACAGGCCTTGGCATCTTTGCTGCAATTGTGCCATTTGTTGGGCCACTCGTCAAAAGCATATATGATGCTGTAAAAGAGCCTACAAATATCGCAAAACTGAAAGGTCTTGAAGCTGAGCTGAATAATCTGATTGCTGATAAAACTGCTGCCAAACAAAAGCAGTGGCAGCTCCAGCTTCTGATCATTGACTGGCAGATGAAGGCTGCCAGAGCCAATTTTGACCGAT CTTCCATACCCGACCCCATCCATCTAAAAGATGTGCAGAGTGGCTTGACAAAAATTCAATCAATTATGATTCAGCTGAAAAACTTCTGGGAGAGAGTTGCTGAACTGCTTAAGTCCCTGGAACAAAATACCTTTGCTGGAGAAAACTATGTCGATGACCTTGTcgattttaaagattattttattaaattgatcGAAATAGCAACAGCG GCTTGGAGCTGTTTTGGTGCAGGCTGTCAGGAAGCTTCTGGAATCTTTAAGCTCCAAACCAAAGATGCCTACGCGTTCCTGGAGGACAGTCCGTCCTCTTACTCCAAGGAGGTATGGGACCAAAAATACAATGAAGTCAAGGCAATACTGATGAAAATAGACCCACCACCAAGCCTGGAATCCTCAGATAAACCTGCTATTTGTCAGGGACCCTAA
- the LOC101885752 gene encoding uncharacterized protein isoform X1, whose product MSPRKLPGQRACKGVREQYILGEPVAHTFCVNLLKMADSKVAVAQWSPSFVKDLLPAAEKTAHLYHLSYLCLAKFPTLEKIIRSRAVETQLLFGSSDAILFKCILTSDNLVQLLFPMLIAAVDKNKPLLAVKHLAKAQTWIKDIITDVDRIVEKYDLHNKDISSATSDVVAEKSNTDKNIAEKAQEKTATEAALEDQKTELQKVSEEIDQLEKKINEKSQEIQDFAKSISQTSTGLGIFAAIVPFVGPLVKSIYDAVKEPTNIAKLKGLEAELNNLIADKTAAKQKQWQLQLLIIDWQMKAARANFDRSSIPDPIHLKDVQSGLTKIQSIMIQLKNFWERVAELLKSLEQNTFAGENYVDDLVDFKDYFIKLIEIATAAWSCFGAGCQEASGIFKLQTKDAYAFLEDSPSSYSKEVWDQKYNEVKAILMKIDPPPSLESSDKPAICQGP is encoded by the exons TACATTTTAGGAGAACCTGTTGCACACACTTTTTGTGTAAACCTACTGAAGATGGCTGATAGCAAGG TGGCTGTGGCCCAGTGGAGCCCTTCCTTTGTAAAAGACCTTCTCCCTGCGGCTGAAAAAACGGCTCATCTGTACCATCTCTCTTACCTGTGCCTGGCCAAATTCCCCACCCTGGAGAAGATCATCAGGAGTCGGGCTGTGGAAACTCAGCTTCTCTTTGGGTCCTCTGATGCAATCTTATTCAAA TGCATTTTGACCAGTGACAACCTGGTTCAGTTGCTGTTTCCCATGTTGATAGCAGCTGTAGACAAAAATAAGCCACTTTTGGCGGTCAAACACCTGGCAAAGGCACAAACCTGGATCAAAGACATCATCACAGATGTGGACAGGATTGTAGAAAA GTATGATTTACATAACAAAGATATATCATCGGCCACCAGTGATGTTGTCGCTGAAAAATCAAACACAGACAAGAACATTGCAGAAAAAGCTCAAGAGAAGACGGCGACTGAAGCCGCTCTGGAAGACCAGAAGACGGAGCTCCAAAAAGTCAGTGAAGAAATCGATCaacttgagaaaaaaataaacgagAAAAGTCAAGAGATTCAAGACTTTGCCAAATCCATAAGCCAAACCAGCACAGGCCTTGGCATCTTTGCTGCAATTGTGCCATTTGTTGGGCCACTCGTCAAAAGCATATATGATGCTGTAAAAGAGCCTACAAATATCGCAAAACTGAAAGGTCTTGAAGCTGAGCTGAATAATCTGATTGCTGATAAAACTGCTGCCAAACAAAAGCAGTGGCAGCTCCAGCTTCTGATCATTGACTGGCAGATGAAGGCTGCCAGAGCCAATTTTGACCGAT CTTCCATACCCGACCCCATCCATCTAAAAGATGTGCAGAGTGGCTTGACAAAAATTCAATCAATTATGATTCAGCTGAAAAACTTCTGGGAGAGAGTTGCTGAACTGCTTAAGTCCCTGGAACAAAATACCTTTGCTGGAGAAAACTATGTCGATGACCTTGTcgattttaaagattattttattaaattgatcGAAATAGCAACAGCG GCTTGGAGCTGTTTTGGTGCAGGCTGTCAGGAAGCTTCTGGAATCTTTAAGCTCCAAACCAAAGATGCCTACGCGTTCCTGGAGGACAGTCCGTCCTCTTACTCCAAGGAGGTATGGGACCAAAAATACAATGAAGTCAAGGCAATACTGATGAAAATAGACCCACCACCAAGCCTGGAATCCTCAGATAAACCTGCTATTTGTCAGGGACCCTAA
- the LOC101885752 gene encoding uncharacterized protein isoform X2 → MSPRKLPGQRACKGYILGEPVAHTFCVNLLKMADSKVAVAQWSPSFVKDLLPAAEKTAHLYHLSYLCLAKFPTLEKIIRSRAVETQLLFGSSDAILFKCILTSDNLVQLLFPMLIAAVDKNKPLLAVKHLAKAQTWIKDIITDVDRIVEKYDLHNKDISSATSDVVAEKSNTDKNIAEKAQEKTATEAALEDQKTELQKVSEEIDQLEKKINEKSQEIQDFAKSISQTSTGLGIFAAIVPFVGPLVKSIYDAVKEPTNIAKLKGLEAELNNLIADKTAAKQKQWQLQLLIIDWQMKAARANFDRSSIPDPIHLKDVQSGLTKIQSIMIQLKNFWERVAELLKSLEQNTFAGENYVDDLVDFKDYFIKLIEIATAAWSCFGAGCQEASGIFKLQTKDAYAFLEDSPSSYSKEVWDQKYNEVKAILMKIDPPPSLESSDKPAICQGP, encoded by the exons TACATTTTAGGAGAACCTGTTGCACACACTTTTTGTGTAAACCTACTGAAGATGGCTGATAGCAAGG TGGCTGTGGCCCAGTGGAGCCCTTCCTTTGTAAAAGACCTTCTCCCTGCGGCTGAAAAAACGGCTCATCTGTACCATCTCTCTTACCTGTGCCTGGCCAAATTCCCCACCCTGGAGAAGATCATCAGGAGTCGGGCTGTGGAAACTCAGCTTCTCTTTGGGTCCTCTGATGCAATCTTATTCAAA TGCATTTTGACCAGTGACAACCTGGTTCAGTTGCTGTTTCCCATGTTGATAGCAGCTGTAGACAAAAATAAGCCACTTTTGGCGGTCAAACACCTGGCAAAGGCACAAACCTGGATCAAAGACATCATCACAGATGTGGACAGGATTGTAGAAAA GTATGATTTACATAACAAAGATATATCATCGGCCACCAGTGATGTTGTCGCTGAAAAATCAAACACAGACAAGAACATTGCAGAAAAAGCTCAAGAGAAGACGGCGACTGAAGCCGCTCTGGAAGACCAGAAGACGGAGCTCCAAAAAGTCAGTGAAGAAATCGATCaacttgagaaaaaaataaacgagAAAAGTCAAGAGATTCAAGACTTTGCCAAATCCATAAGCCAAACCAGCACAGGCCTTGGCATCTTTGCTGCAATTGTGCCATTTGTTGGGCCACTCGTCAAAAGCATATATGATGCTGTAAAAGAGCCTACAAATATCGCAAAACTGAAAGGTCTTGAAGCTGAGCTGAATAATCTGATTGCTGATAAAACTGCTGCCAAACAAAAGCAGTGGCAGCTCCAGCTTCTGATCATTGACTGGCAGATGAAGGCTGCCAGAGCCAATTTTGACCGAT CTTCCATACCCGACCCCATCCATCTAAAAGATGTGCAGAGTGGCTTGACAAAAATTCAATCAATTATGATTCAGCTGAAAAACTTCTGGGAGAGAGTTGCTGAACTGCTTAAGTCCCTGGAACAAAATACCTTTGCTGGAGAAAACTATGTCGATGACCTTGTcgattttaaagattattttattaaattgatcGAAATAGCAACAGCG GCTTGGAGCTGTTTTGGTGCAGGCTGTCAGGAAGCTTCTGGAATCTTTAAGCTCCAAACCAAAGATGCCTACGCGTTCCTGGAGGACAGTCCGTCCTCTTACTCCAAGGAGGTATGGGACCAAAAATACAATGAAGTCAAGGCAATACTGATGAAAATAGACCCACCACCAAGCCTGGAATCCTCAGATAAACCTGCTATTTGTCAGGGACCCTAA